In Salana multivorans, a single genomic region encodes these proteins:
- a CDS encoding SGNH/GDSL hydrolase family protein: MMTDPRIEVLGAAWLEETPHGLLPHRLPAWTRAQYESELYGLNVTQGSGVRLRFATASDRLALRVRASRQLFEPVPPAPALPARDCGPFDAVIDGEVVATSVPTGGRVGLLRADGATATVDDDPGDELTVTFALPPAPPGGGRRTVEIWLPYRDRVRLLALEADDLAAAEPSDGPRWVHYGSSISHGAEAASPARTWVGVAARRAGLDLHNLGFGGAALMDPFVARTIRDLDVDVVSVKVGINVLNADAYGRRVFGPLLHGFLDTIREGHPDTPLLVVSPIFCPIGEDLPGPTMIDPARLPEVRFRSLGSPDRIAEGALTLRAMRELIAGIVADRRAAGDHELHHLDGLDLYGEADDAATPMADLLHPDPPAHELIGQRAAAVVADLVRGRARAGSTAAARTPAGQR, from the coding sequence ATGATGACCGACCCCCGCATCGAGGTCCTCGGGGCGGCGTGGCTCGAGGAGACCCCGCACGGCCTGCTCCCGCACCGCCTGCCCGCCTGGACGCGCGCCCAGTACGAGAGCGAGCTCTACGGCCTCAACGTCACGCAGGGCTCGGGCGTGCGACTGCGGTTCGCCACGGCGTCGGACCGGCTGGCGCTGCGGGTGCGCGCGAGCCGCCAGCTCTTCGAGCCCGTGCCGCCGGCACCCGCGCTTCCCGCGCGGGACTGCGGGCCGTTCGACGCGGTGATCGACGGAGAGGTCGTCGCGACGTCGGTCCCGACCGGCGGCCGCGTCGGCCTGCTCCGGGCCGACGGCGCGACCGCGACCGTCGACGACGACCCCGGCGACGAGCTCACCGTCACGTTCGCCCTGCCGCCGGCACCGCCCGGCGGCGGCCGGCGCACCGTCGAGATCTGGCTCCCCTACCGCGACCGCGTCCGCCTGCTGGCCCTGGAGGCGGACGACCTCGCGGCGGCCGAGCCGTCGGACGGCCCGCGCTGGGTCCACTACGGCTCGTCGATCAGCCACGGCGCCGAGGCGGCATCGCCCGCGCGCACGTGGGTCGGCGTCGCGGCGCGGCGGGCCGGGCTCGACCTCCACAACCTCGGGTTCGGCGGCGCCGCGCTCATGGACCCGTTCGTCGCCCGGACCATCCGCGACCTCGACGTCGACGTCGTCTCGGTCAAGGTCGGCATCAACGTGCTCAACGCCGACGCGTACGGGCGCCGCGTGTTCGGCCCCCTCCTGCACGGCTTCCTCGACACGATCCGCGAGGGCCACCCGGACACGCCCCTCCTCGTGGTGTCCCCGATCTTCTGCCCGATCGGCGAGGACCTTCCCGGGCCGACGATGATCGACCCGGCGCGGCTGCCCGAGGTCCGGTTCCGCTCGCTCGGCTCGCCGGACCGGATCGCCGAGGGCGCGCTCACGCTGCGGGCGATGCGCGAGCTGATCGCCGGCATCGTCGCCGACCGCCGCGCGGCCGGCGACCACGAGCTGCACCACCTCGACGGGCTCGACCTCTACGGGGAGGCCGACGACGCCGCGACCCCGATGGCGGACCTGCTCCACCCCGACCCGCCGGCGCACGAGCTCATCGGGCA